The following is a genomic window from Sphingorhabdus sp. Alg231-15.
GCATTTCACGCGAAACAATCATCCGCATGACCTGATTGGTACCTTCGAGGATCGAATGCACCCGCAAATCGCGCCAAAAACGCTCGATGGGATAATCTTGTAAATAGCCATAACCACCAAAGAGCTGCAGCGCGTCGTTGACGATTTTTGATCCATTGTCGGTCGCCAGGCGTTTGGCCATGGCGGCAAATTTGGTTTTGTCTGGTGCGCCCTGAGTAACCTTTACCGCGGCCATATAAAGCAAGGCTCGCGAGGATTCGAGGTCGGTTGCCATGTCGGCGAGCATGAACTGGGTATTTTGAAAATCGCTGATGCTTTTACCAAATTGCTTGCGCTCTTTTGTGTAGGCCACTGCTTCATCCAAGCAGCGCTGCGCCCCTCCGAGCGAACAGGCACCAATATTCAAGCGCCCACCATCAAGGCCAGCCATAGCAATGCGAAAGCCCTCGCCTTCACCACCGACACGGTTTTCCACTGGCACACGAACATTGTCGAAATTCACTTGCGCGGTTGGTTGCGAATGCCAGCCAAGCTTCTTCTCATTCGCGCCGAAGCTGACACCTTCCATATCTTTTTCAATGACCAGACATGTCACGCCACTGGCACCATCATCCGAGGTCCGCGTCATAGTGACGTATAGTTCATTCTCTCCACCGCCGGAGATAAACGCCTTCGATCCGCTGACGACATAGTGATCGCCGTCTCGCACCGCTTTGGTTTTCAGCGATGCCGCATCTGAACCGGCACCCGGTTCGGTCAGACAATAGCTCGAGATTTTCTCCATGCTGATCAGGTCGGGCAGATATTTATCCTTCACCGCCTGAGCACCGAATGTATCAATCATCCAGGCTGCCATGTTATGGATCGAGATGAACGCGCTGGTTGAAGGGCAGCCATAGGCCATGGCTTCCATGATGATCGCGCTTTCCAGCCGGCCAAGACCGATGCCGCCGGATTCTTCAGATACATATATTCCGCCAAAACCCAGTTCCGCACTTTGCTTGATTACATCGCGCGGAAAGATATGCTCTTCATCCCATTTGCTGGCATGAGGAGTAATCGCATCGGCGGTGAATTTCTGGGCCATATCCTGAATGGCCAATTGATCTTCTGTCAGGGAAAATTGATCCGTCATTTCTTTTCGTTCCATTTTTCTTTCAACACCTGCTCTGAAAAAAGCCGATTCAAAACATCTTCATCGGTTCGTTCATACACAAGTTCACGAGGAGCAGAGCCCTTTATGTGTGCCATGGCTGCAACCCGGCCGCTCCCGAGAAACCAGGTATCGGGTTCCGTCCGGGCAATGGGATCAGCATAAGCCTCGTCCATTGTGATGATAGTCCAACCATCAGCGACAAGTCCGCGTACCAAATCGTCAATGAATAGCGCAGCAATATCTGTCTCGTGCAACAACAACGTATGAGCCGGAGAACGGCCAGAGGATTGCACGGCGATTTCGTCATAGAAATTGGCGGTATCCACCATCGTCTCGACATACAGGCCGCGCAACGCATCCATATCCATCGCTTTGCCCTGTTCAGCGGCTTGCGATGCGAGACGGTCTATGTGCCAATCATAATTGTCGATTGTGATATAAGCGTTCAACAGACCGCGTTCCGATAACGCCTTGCGCACCGCATCGCGCTTTTCAAGATCACGGCGGCCCTCGTCTAGATAGGGATAGCGAAACCACGGGCGATAGCCGCGCCGGCCTTTCAGCCATGTTTCGGCCTCATCGATTTCCGCAATATAATCCTCGACCTTTGTCCGGGACAGCCAAGGATGGGTTTTTGTGTGATTACCGATCACATGGCCAGCGGCAACATAAGCCCGGATGCGGTCTTCACCACCTTTGCCCGCCTCTTTGTCTAGATTACCCGTCGTCACGAAAAAACCAGCTTGTTCGACTC
Proteins encoded in this region:
- a CDS encoding acyl-CoA dehydrogenase family protein, whose product is MTDQFSLTEDQLAIQDMAQKFTADAITPHASKWDEEHIFPRDVIKQSAELGFGGIYVSEESGGIGLGRLESAIIMEAMAYGCPSTSAFISIHNMAAWMIDTFGAQAVKDKYLPDLISMEKISSYCLTEPGAGSDAASLKTKAVRDGDHYVVSGSKAFISGGGENELYVTMTRTSDDGASGVTCLVIEKDMEGVSFGANEKKLGWHSQPTAQVNFDNVRVPVENRVGGEGEGFRIAMAGLDGGRLNIGACSLGGAQRCLDEAVAYTKERKQFGKSISDFQNTQFMLADMATDLESSRALLYMAAVKVTQGAPDKTKFAAMAKRLATDNGSKIVNDALQLFGGYGYLQDYPIERFWRDLRVHSILEGTNQVMRMIVSREMLRQ
- a CDS encoding polysaccharide deacetylase family protein, coding for MMRLLLILMASLCFALQPTVAQKRIAISFDDIPRHAGGFFTPDERAIKLIAALAEAGVEQAGFFVTTGNLDKEAGKGGEDRIRAYVAAGHVIGNHTKTHPWLSRTKVEDYIAEIDEAETWLKGRRGYRPWFRYPYLDEGRRDLEKRDAVRKALSERGLLNAYITIDNYDWHIDRLASQAAEQGKAMDMDALRGLYVETMVDTANFYDEIAVQSSGRSPAHTLLLHETDIAALFIDDLVRGLVADGWTIITMDEAYADPIARTEPDTWFLGSGRVAAMAHIKGSAPRELVYERTDEDVLNRLFSEQVLKEKWNEKK